The following coding sequences lie in one Vanacampus margaritifer isolate UIUO_Vmar chromosome 16, RoL_Vmar_1.0, whole genome shotgun sequence genomic window:
- the LOC144035934 gene encoding uncharacterized protein LOC144035934: MPSRNHLDKIGRKKKKKWTEEAMEHALIEVKSGRCTVRKAAKEFGVPKSSLGDRVSGRVTPGSRSGPAQLIPSSDEKLLVEFSLYMSKHGFPLTKQQLVSFASSIYKRQHRRVAFSKLGQTWWLNFRKRQEKNISIQPADSVVRGRTVHVRKEALDHFFHLLSSVVQAHALGDKPHHIWNCNEMGFQMARKRAVLPKAASLGYKSTPGSKDYISVLACLNAAGTDIPPFIVYSKAYPGGVCYKTQGPSDALYGWSDSGFVTSELFKKWFLRHFLVHAPKERPLLLVFDGHKSPVNLEVVEVARKDGIILVCLPPHCSHILQPLDTGLFPLIKQRFAALLNEMHATDATLFAVSKKDFSGVFRGAYQVAKEDEGIRIVQESFRKCGICPVSHFPFNEAHLMSSHSVDPEAEGPLSTSAQHVVGGLTAPGL, encoded by the coding sequence ATGCCTTCAAGAAACCATCTTGACAAAATtggaaggaagaagaaaaagaaatggacaGAGGAAGCTATGGAGCATGCGCTGATCGAGGTCAAGTCGGGCAGGTGCACTGTGCGAAAGGCAGCCAAGGAGTTTGGAGTCCCCAAATCCTCTCTGGGAGACAGGGTCAGCGGACGGGTGACTCCTGGGAGTCGCAGTGGGCCCGCTCAGCTTATACCATCTTCTGATGAGAAACTGTTGGTAGAGTTCTCCTTATACATGTCCAAGCATGGTTTCCCACTCACGAAACAGCAGCTAGTGTCATTTGCGTCTTCTATTTACAAGCGTCAACACAGAAGGGTGGCCTTTTCTAAACTGGGCCAGACATGGTGGCTTAATTTTAGAAAGCGTCAAGAAAAGAATATTTCGATTCAACCAGCAGACAGTGTTGTCCGAGGTAGGACGGTTCATGTCAGGAAGGAAGCATTGGATCATTTTTTCCACCTCCTGAGCTCTGTGGTCCAAGCTCACGCACTGGGGGACAAGCCTCACCACATCTGGAATTGCAACGAGATGGGTTTTCAGATGGCTCGGAAGAGGGCGGTTCTCCCCAAAGCAGCCAGTCTGGGTTACAAGTCTACGCCAGGCTCCAAGGACTACATCTCTGTCTTGGCTTGCTTAAATGCCGCAGGGACGGACATTCCCCCGTTTATCGTCTACTCCAAGGCCTACCCAGGAGGAGTGTGTTACAAGACACAAGGGCCGTCAGATGCCCTCTATGGCTGGTCGGATTCGGGATTTGTCACTTCAGAACTTTTCAAGAAATGGTTTCTCAGACACTTCCTGGTGCATGCTCCCAAAGAGCGGCCTCTCCTGCTCGTTTTCGACGGCCACAAGTCACCCGTGAACCTGGAAGTGGTGGAGGTCGCCCGTAAGGACGGCATCATTCTCGTGTGCCTGCCGCCTCATTGCTCTCACATCCTGCAGCCGCTAGACACGGGCCTATTTCCGCTCATCAAGCAGCGGTTCGCCGCGCTCTTAAATGAGATGCACGCCACTGATGCGACTCTCTTTGCTGTCAGCAAGAAAGACTTCTCGGGCGTGTTCAGAGGGGCGTATCAGGTGGCTAAAGAGGATGAGGGTATCAGGATAGTTCAGGAAAGTTTTAGGAAATGCGGTATCTGTCCCGTGAGCCACTTTCCGTTTAATGAAGCCCATTTGATGTCATCGCATAGCGTGGACCCTGAAGCTGAGGGTCCATTGTCTACATCAGCACAGCATGTTGTTGGAGGCCTCACTGCTCCTGGACTTTGA
- the plp1b gene encoding proteolipid protein 1b isoform X1: MFPVRQPWLCKALGCYDCCIRCLGAVPYPSLVATLLCYAGMALFCGCGHEALTQTEFLVETYFARNEQDFEVVASFVEYFQYVIYGLASFFFLYGILLLAEGFYTTSAVKQTFGEFRSTHCGRCLSLTFIIVTYILAFIWLAVFAFTAIPVYFLFNMEQTCHDINILAETTPSINQHGWICMDARQYGLLPWNAMPGKSCGMTLASICKTSEFHLTYDLYIAAFAGAGITLLALILFLVATTYNYAVLRFLGRKGVR; encoded by the exons ATGTTTCCGGTCAGGCAGCCTTGGCTTTGCAAAGCCTTAG GTTGTTATGATTGCTGTATCCGCTGCTTGGGGGCAGTGCCCTACCCATCTCTGGTGGCCACCTTGCTGTGCTATGCAGGCATGGCGCTATTTTGTGGCTGCGGGCACGAAGCCTTAACCCAGACCGAATTCCTGGTGGAGACTTACTTCGCCCGCAACGAGCAGGACTTTGAGGTCGTGGCTTCCTT TGTGGAATACTTCCAGTACGTCATCTATGGCCTGGCCTCATTTTTCTTCCTCTATGGTATCCTGCTACTGGCTGAAGGCTTCTACACGACAAGCGCAGTCAAGCAGACCTTCGGGGAATTTAGGAGCACCCATTGTGGCCGATGCCTCAGCCTGACG tTTATCATTGTGACGTATATCTTGGCCTTCATCTGGCTGGCGGTGTTTGCCTTCACTGCTATTCCGGTCTACTTCTTGTTCAACATGGAGCAGACCTGCCACGACATCAACATCCTGGCTGAAACAACCCCCAGCATAAATCAGCACGGGTGGATTTGCATGGACGCCAGGCAATATG GGCTGCTTCCTTGGAATGCAATGCCGGGCAAGAGTTGCGGAATGACCTTGGCATCTATTTGCAAAACGAGCGAA TTTCACCTCACCTACGACCTGTATATTGCTGCATTTGCTGGTGCTGGAATCACCCTCTTAGCATTG attttgtttttggttgcAACCACCTATAACTACGCAGTCTTGCGGTTCCTGGGCAGGAAAGGAGTACGCTAA
- the mtmr2 gene encoding phosphatidylinositol-3,5-bisphosphate 3-phosphatase MTMR2 isoform X2, whose product MEKTGSVDSLGSKQSSSRHPSVDSLSSSERSAQVKPSSAMLCETATSAEFSPEIRVKPKTHAKFFRDSDKEEPQLLPNEVVQDMAQDVTYFCPFTGALRGIVTVSNYRLFFKCMDREPSFVLDLPLGVVSRVEKIGSASSRGDVSYGLVCKDMRNLRFAHKQMDDTLRKSIFEVLMKFAFPVSNGLQIFAFEYGQVFPENGWKVFDAVAEYKRQGIPNESWRITKVNDHYELCDTYPSTMAVPVNIPDEELKRVAAFRAKGRIPVLSWIHPESQATVTRCSQPMVGVNGKRSKEDEKYLQAIMDANAQSHKLFIFDARPSVNAAANKMKGGGYESEDAYQNAELVFLDIHNIHVMRESLRKLKDIVYPNIEDSHWLSNLESTHWLEHIKLIMAGALRIADKVESGKTSVVVHCSDGWDRTAQLTSLAMLMLDGYYRTIRGFQVLLEKEWLSFGHRFQLRIGHGDKNHTDADRSPVFIQFVDCVWQLTRQFPAAFEFNEFFLVTILEHLYSCLFGTFLCNSEQQRLKEEIPKRTVSLWSYINSQLEEFTNPLYVNFSNHVLFPVVSLRHLELWVGYYIRWNPRMRPQEPVHQRHKELLAKRAELQKRVDELQREVTNRSASSERAGSPTRSITPVQTFV is encoded by the exons ATGGAGAAGACTGGAAGTGTCGACAGTTTGGGCTCGAAGCAATCCTCTTCTCGGCATCCGAGTGTTGATTCATTGTCCAG CTCTGAGCGTTCAGCCCAAGTTAAACCTTCCTCTGCCATGTTGTGTGAGACGGCCACCTCAGCAGAGTTTTCCCCAGAAATCAGG gtCAAGCCCAAAACTCatgcaaag TTTTTTAGAGATTCTGATAAAGAGGAACCACAGTTACTTCCAAATGAAGTTGTGCAAGATATGG CTCAAGACGTCACCTATTTCTGTCCTTTCACCGGAGCACTGCGTGGAATAGTGACAGTTAGCAACTATAGACTCTTCTTCAAGTGCATGGACAGG GAGCCCTCTTTTGTACTGGATCTGCCACTTGGGGTTGTGAGTCGTGTGGAGAAGATTGGCAGTGCATCAAGCCGCGGGGATGTGTCCTATGGCCTCGTCTGCAAG GATATGCGCAATCTGCGAtttgcacacaaacaaatggaTGACACCCTCAGGAAGTCCATTTTCGAAGTGTTGATGAAATTCGCCTTTCCTGTCTCCAATGGACTG CAAATATTTGCCTTCGAGTATGGACAAGTGTTTCCAGAGAATGGATGGAAGGTGTTCGACGCAGTCGCTGAATACAAAAGACAG GGCATTCCCAATGAAAGTTGGAGGATTACAAAGGTAAATGATCACTACGAATTGTGCGACACCTACCCATCAACTATGGCCGTTCCGGTCAACATTCCAGATGAGGAACTAAAGAGAGTCGCAGCTTTCCGGGCCAAGGGAAGGATACCT GTGCTGTCCTGGATCCATCCAGAGAGTCAGGCAACAGTGACACGCTGCAGTCAGCCCATGGTCGGGGTGAACGGGAAACGGAGCAAAGAGGATGAAAAATACCTGCAGGCAATTATGGACGCTAACGCCCAGTCACATAAACTCTTCATTTTTGATGCTCGACCCAGTGTTAATGCTGCTGCTAACAAG ATGAAAGGTGGCGGATATGAGAGCGAGGATGCTTATCAAAATGCTGAGTTGGTGTTCTTGGATATTCACAACATCCACGTAATGAGAGAGTCGCTCCGCAAGCTGAAGGATATTGTTTACCCCAACATTGAGGATTCCCACTGGCTTTCGAATCTGGAGTCCACTCACTGGCTTGAGCACATCAAG TTGATCATGGCAGGAGCGCTACGCATTGCAGACAAGGTGGAATCTGGCAAAACGTCTGTGGTAGTGCACTGCAGCGACGGCTGGGACCGCACAGCGCAGCTCACCTCACTGGCCATGCTCATGCTGGACGGTTATTACCGTACCATTCGTGGATTCCAGGTGCTGCTGGAGAAAGAATGGCTGAGCTTCGGGCATCGTTTCCAACTG CGTATCGGCCACGGCGATAAGAACCACACAGACGCGGATCgctcacctgtttttattcAGTTTGTCGACTGTGTGTGGCAGTTGACTCGCCAG TTTCCTGCAGCTTTTGAGTTTAACGAATTCTTCCTGGTGACCATCTTGGAACATCTGTACAGCTGCTTGTTCGGGACATTCCTTTGTAACAGTGAACAGCAGCGGCTGAAGGAA GAGATTCCAAAGAGGACGGTATCCTTGTGGTCGTACATTAACAGCCAGCTGGAGGAGTTTACTAATCCTTTGTATGTAAACTTCTCCAATCACGTGCTGTTCCCTGTAGTCAGCTTACGGCACCTGGAGCTCTGGGTGGGCTACTACATACGTTGGAACCCTCGTATGAGGCCTCAG GAACCGGTTCATCAGCGGCACAAGGAACTGCTGGCAAAGCGTGCTGAGCTGCAAAAGCGAGTGGACGAGCTGCAGCGAGAGGTGACCAATCGCTCAGCGTCTTCTGAGCGGGCGGGCTCTCCAACACGGTCCATCACTCCAGTACAGACCTTTGTTTGA
- the plp1b gene encoding proteolipid protein 1b isoform X2: MGCYDCCIRCLGAVPYPSLVATLLCYAGMALFCGCGHEALTQTEFLVETYFARNEQDFEVVASFVEYFQYVIYGLASFFFLYGILLLAEGFYTTSAVKQTFGEFRSTHCGRCLSLTFIIVTYILAFIWLAVFAFTAIPVYFLFNMEQTCHDINILAETTPSINQHGWICMDARQYGLLPWNAMPGKSCGMTLASICKTSEFHLTYDLYIAAFAGAGITLLALILFLVATTYNYAVLRFLGRKGVR; the protein is encoded by the exons ATGG GTTGTTATGATTGCTGTATCCGCTGCTTGGGGGCAGTGCCCTACCCATCTCTGGTGGCCACCTTGCTGTGCTATGCAGGCATGGCGCTATTTTGTGGCTGCGGGCACGAAGCCTTAACCCAGACCGAATTCCTGGTGGAGACTTACTTCGCCCGCAACGAGCAGGACTTTGAGGTCGTGGCTTCCTT TGTGGAATACTTCCAGTACGTCATCTATGGCCTGGCCTCATTTTTCTTCCTCTATGGTATCCTGCTACTGGCTGAAGGCTTCTACACGACAAGCGCAGTCAAGCAGACCTTCGGGGAATTTAGGAGCACCCATTGTGGCCGATGCCTCAGCCTGACG tTTATCATTGTGACGTATATCTTGGCCTTCATCTGGCTGGCGGTGTTTGCCTTCACTGCTATTCCGGTCTACTTCTTGTTCAACATGGAGCAGACCTGCCACGACATCAACATCCTGGCTGAAACAACCCCCAGCATAAATCAGCACGGGTGGATTTGCATGGACGCCAGGCAATATG GGCTGCTTCCTTGGAATGCAATGCCGGGCAAGAGTTGCGGAATGACCTTGGCATCTATTTGCAAAACGAGCGAA TTTCACCTCACCTACGACCTGTATATTGCTGCATTTGCTGGTGCTGGAATCACCCTCTTAGCATTG attttgtttttggttgcAACCACCTATAACTACGCAGTCTTGCGGTTCCTGGGCAGGAAAGGAGTACGCTAA
- the cwc15 gene encoding protein CWC15 homolog, producing MTTAARPTFEPARGGRGKGEGDLSALSKQYSSRDLPGHTKIKYRQPTQDAPEEVRARDFRRELEERERVAVREKTRERGPREHTTSSSSSSSSSSKRPRLDQIPAANLDADDPLTEDDDDDNSEEDSDDDDTAALLAELEKIKKERAEEQERRDREQKAEEERIRMENILSGNPLINLAGQQQQQQQQQQQQQQQQIAQNQSAFKVKRRWDDDVVFKNCAKGLDKARKEKRFINDTLRSEFHKKFMEKYVK from the exons ATGACTACAGCTGCAAGACCAACATTTGAACCAGCAAGAGGAGGGCGGGGAAAAGGGGAAGGTGATTTGAGTGCACTGTCAAAGCAATATTCAAGTCGAGATCTTCCAGGTCACACAAAGATCAAGTACAG GCAACCCACCCAGGATGCCCCTGAGGAGGTGCGTGCCCGTGACTTCCGCAGGGAGCTGGAGGAGAGGGAGCGTGTAGCTGTGCGTGAGAAGACCAGAGAGAGGGGACCAAGAG AGCACACCACatcctcttcttcatcctcctcttcatcctcaaAGAGGCCCAGACTGGATCAAATTCCAGCAGCCAATCTTGATGCAGATGATCCCCTTACTGAG gatgatgacgatgacaacTCTGAGGAGGACAGCGATGACGATGACACTGCAGCTCTTCTCGCAGAACTGGAGAAGATTAAGAAAGAAAGAGCTGAAGAGCAAGAACGCAGG GACCGGGAGCAAAAAGCAGAGGAAGAGAGGATCCGAATGGAGAATATACTGAGTGGCAATCCATTGATTAATTTGGCaggacagcagcagcagcagcaacaacaacaacagcagcagcaacagcaacaaatAGCTCAGAATCAGAGCGCATTCAAGGTCAAGAGAAG GTGGGATGACGATGTGGTATTCAAGAACTGCGCTAAAGGATTGGACAAAGCACGCAAGGAGAAACGCTTCATCAATGATACTCTGCGCTCTGAATTTCAcaagaaatttatggaaaaatatgttaagtaA
- the mtmr2 gene encoding phosphatidylinositol-3,5-bisphosphate 3-phosphatase MTMR2 isoform X1 gives MEKTGSVDSLGSKQSSSRHPSVDSLSSSERSAQVKPSSAMLCETATSAEFSPEIRVKPKTHAKQFFRDSDKEEPQLLPNEVVQDMAQDVTYFCPFTGALRGIVTVSNYRLFFKCMDREPSFVLDLPLGVVSRVEKIGSASSRGDVSYGLVCKDMRNLRFAHKQMDDTLRKSIFEVLMKFAFPVSNGLQIFAFEYGQVFPENGWKVFDAVAEYKRQGIPNESWRITKVNDHYELCDTYPSTMAVPVNIPDEELKRVAAFRAKGRIPVLSWIHPESQATVTRCSQPMVGVNGKRSKEDEKYLQAIMDANAQSHKLFIFDARPSVNAAANKMKGGGYESEDAYQNAELVFLDIHNIHVMRESLRKLKDIVYPNIEDSHWLSNLESTHWLEHIKLIMAGALRIADKVESGKTSVVVHCSDGWDRTAQLTSLAMLMLDGYYRTIRGFQVLLEKEWLSFGHRFQLRIGHGDKNHTDADRSPVFIQFVDCVWQLTRQFPAAFEFNEFFLVTILEHLYSCLFGTFLCNSEQQRLKEEIPKRTVSLWSYINSQLEEFTNPLYVNFSNHVLFPVVSLRHLELWVGYYIRWNPRMRPQEPVHQRHKELLAKRAELQKRVDELQREVTNRSASSERAGSPTRSITPVQTFV, from the exons ATGGAGAAGACTGGAAGTGTCGACAGTTTGGGCTCGAAGCAATCCTCTTCTCGGCATCCGAGTGTTGATTCATTGTCCAG CTCTGAGCGTTCAGCCCAAGTTAAACCTTCCTCTGCCATGTTGTGTGAGACGGCCACCTCAGCAGAGTTTTCCCCAGAAATCAGG gtCAAGCCCAAAACTCatgcaaag CAGTTTTTTAGAGATTCTGATAAAGAGGAACCACAGTTACTTCCAAATGAAGTTGTGCAAGATATGG CTCAAGACGTCACCTATTTCTGTCCTTTCACCGGAGCACTGCGTGGAATAGTGACAGTTAGCAACTATAGACTCTTCTTCAAGTGCATGGACAGG GAGCCCTCTTTTGTACTGGATCTGCCACTTGGGGTTGTGAGTCGTGTGGAGAAGATTGGCAGTGCATCAAGCCGCGGGGATGTGTCCTATGGCCTCGTCTGCAAG GATATGCGCAATCTGCGAtttgcacacaaacaaatggaTGACACCCTCAGGAAGTCCATTTTCGAAGTGTTGATGAAATTCGCCTTTCCTGTCTCCAATGGACTG CAAATATTTGCCTTCGAGTATGGACAAGTGTTTCCAGAGAATGGATGGAAGGTGTTCGACGCAGTCGCTGAATACAAAAGACAG GGCATTCCCAATGAAAGTTGGAGGATTACAAAGGTAAATGATCACTACGAATTGTGCGACACCTACCCATCAACTATGGCCGTTCCGGTCAACATTCCAGATGAGGAACTAAAGAGAGTCGCAGCTTTCCGGGCCAAGGGAAGGATACCT GTGCTGTCCTGGATCCATCCAGAGAGTCAGGCAACAGTGACACGCTGCAGTCAGCCCATGGTCGGGGTGAACGGGAAACGGAGCAAAGAGGATGAAAAATACCTGCAGGCAATTATGGACGCTAACGCCCAGTCACATAAACTCTTCATTTTTGATGCTCGACCCAGTGTTAATGCTGCTGCTAACAAG ATGAAAGGTGGCGGATATGAGAGCGAGGATGCTTATCAAAATGCTGAGTTGGTGTTCTTGGATATTCACAACATCCACGTAATGAGAGAGTCGCTCCGCAAGCTGAAGGATATTGTTTACCCCAACATTGAGGATTCCCACTGGCTTTCGAATCTGGAGTCCACTCACTGGCTTGAGCACATCAAG TTGATCATGGCAGGAGCGCTACGCATTGCAGACAAGGTGGAATCTGGCAAAACGTCTGTGGTAGTGCACTGCAGCGACGGCTGGGACCGCACAGCGCAGCTCACCTCACTGGCCATGCTCATGCTGGACGGTTATTACCGTACCATTCGTGGATTCCAGGTGCTGCTGGAGAAAGAATGGCTGAGCTTCGGGCATCGTTTCCAACTG CGTATCGGCCACGGCGATAAGAACCACACAGACGCGGATCgctcacctgtttttattcAGTTTGTCGACTGTGTGTGGCAGTTGACTCGCCAG TTTCCTGCAGCTTTTGAGTTTAACGAATTCTTCCTGGTGACCATCTTGGAACATCTGTACAGCTGCTTGTTCGGGACATTCCTTTGTAACAGTGAACAGCAGCGGCTGAAGGAA GAGATTCCAAAGAGGACGGTATCCTTGTGGTCGTACATTAACAGCCAGCTGGAGGAGTTTACTAATCCTTTGTATGTAAACTTCTCCAATCACGTGCTGTTCCCTGTAGTCAGCTTACGGCACCTGGAGCTCTGGGTGGGCTACTACATACGTTGGAACCCTCGTATGAGGCCTCAG GAACCGGTTCATCAGCGGCACAAGGAACTGCTGGCAAAGCGTGCTGAGCTGCAAAAGCGAGTGGACGAGCTGCAGCGAGAGGTGACCAATCGCTCAGCGTCTTCTGAGCGGGCGGGCTCTCCAACACGGTCCATCACTCCAGTACAGACCTTTGTTTGA